Proteins from one Syngnathoides biaculeatus isolate LvHL_M chromosome 8, ASM1980259v1, whole genome shotgun sequence genomic window:
- the kcne4 gene encoding potassium voltage-gated channel subfamily E member 4, producing the protein MAHLDNSTQPSTSSPLDVQPAQSGGNAYLYILMVIGFYGVFLCGIMLGYFHSKRKEKRRTNIFTRLVHEEEQREWGALPKKHSLCFSAEAAGGARSLNLALPFCGNHDNPFGHLRQQSPLPSPLACALCAEQSSVSSLCSSADTRLAIEEEESDSGNGEGPEETPKRAAENSGEDSG; encoded by the coding sequence ATGGCGCACCTGGATAACTCCACCCAGCCTTCCACAAGCTCTCCTCTTGACGTACAGCCTGCGCAAAGCGGCGGGAACGCatacttgtacattttaatgGTCATCGGCTTCTACGGAGTCTTCCTGTGTGGCATCATGCTGGGCTACTTCCACTCCAAGAGAAAGGAGAAGAGGAGGACCAACATCTTCACGCGGCTGGTGCACGAGGAGGAGCAGCGGGAGTGGGGCGCGCTCCCCAAGAAGCACAGCCTCTGCTTCTCCGCGGAGGCCGCCGGGGGAGCGCGCTCGCTTAACCTGGCCTTGCCGTTCTGCGGTAACCACGACAACCCCTTCGGGCATCTCCGGCAGCAGAGCCCGCTACCCTCTCCGCTCGCGTGCGCGCTCTGCGCGGAGCAAAGCAGTGTCAGCTCCCTGTGCTCCTCCGCGGACACGCGCTTGGCCATCGAGGAGGAGGAGTCGGACAGCGGTAACGGGGAGGGGCCGGAGGAGACCCCCAAGAGGGCGGCGGAGAACAGCGGGGAGGACTCCGgctga